The Xiphophorus hellerii strain 12219 chromosome 3, Xiphophorus_hellerii-4.1, whole genome shotgun sequence genome segment TCCACGAAGCAGGTGGAGCGGCTCTGCGGCATCAGGAAGATCACATGGGCCAGGTAGAGGGGCTGCGTCTGGAGCAGAGCAACACGCTGTTACACCTGCGGCAGGCGGAGCAGGCCGGACTCACATGTGGCAAGCGGAGCAGGCCGGACTCACCTGCAGCAGGTAGAACAGGTGCTGGTAGGCCTCCAGCTTCTCCCTGCGGTCGCGGCTCAGAGCCTTCAGCCCTTTGCTTCTCTCCATGTCCATCAGGTCCGACAGGTGCTCCTTGTTCTTCCCAGTCAGCTTCTTGCAGTGGGacaccacttcctgttggagGCACGAGTCATAACCAGCAAAGCAGGACGGAACCAGCAAAGCGGGTTGGAACCTGGAACAGCTCCCACCTGCAGCGTGGCCCGGTTCCGGACCAGCAGGCCGATCTTCAGGTCCATCAGGTCGAGGTCGGCCTCCAGTCGCCGGTTAGCGCGGATGCTCCGCACCACTTCATGCTGCagccgcagaagctccgcctcctCTCTGATGTCATCGTCTCCAAGGTCGAGCAGGCGCAGGAACCTCCTGATCACAGACAGGGGGGGCGTGTCCGAATGCACTGGGGAGGGGGTGGAGCTAGTTAGTGATGCTCAGCGGCTCGACCAATCGGGGACTGTGAACTCACCCAGCAGTAGGAGTTGCATCAACTAGTCGACTAATCACAATCATGtgacaaaactaatttttctAAGGAAATTAAAGAAGGTGAACTAGATGAGTTCGTCACAAAGCTCAAAttgtataaaaatttaaataatttaccaaagagaaactgaaaatttcaGCAGAGGCTACCAATAATTTTGTAGCGTGGCGCAGCGGTTAGCGAGTATAGAGCATATAGAGACGGTAGACCAGGTAGCTGGAGTCCGACCCCCGTCCTCGGGTCGCTGGGCCGGGCCTCCCCCCCcgctcgctctctctctctgcccccTTACAGTCAGATTGCTGTCAAATAAATTAGTGCcgaaaaatcctttaaaaaaagagactgCCGGAGTAACGTGGGACAACACGTCATGATGTCGGGCTTTTTATCCATCCAACTGATCAGCGTCACTCTGCGTATTGAAGCTTCTAACCTGGCAGCTTTACGctcataaaaatattatttgacaACATCTGGAAACGAAGTTAAAGCTTCATCCTGAGGATCTGATGGAGGCGATTTCTGCCGCCGCCTGCATGTCGGTTCAGAGAGCCGCTGCTGATCAGCGGGGCGTCCTGCTGCGCGTCGGGCGGAGCTGTAACCAAACGGGATCCGGTCATAATAAGTTTGGTCTGTGATGCTCCAAAGGCACCATGGTGGTCAGTGTGATAATTTGACTGTGTGATACTGCAGCTCTCCAGAGATCACCAGCATCAGCCAGTGattgggaaataaaaaaaaaagtcagacccgACTTTGTTCCGCTGCTCACGAAAAAGTTTGTGATAATGATCTGTTTCTTGTTCTTTTAATTCTGCATAATAGATAATTTAGCTGATAAAGCCTCCAAGTTGTTGTGAAGCATTTTGCGCTTATGTCATTATGTCGTCACCGCGACTGGTCTACTTTGACTCGACTTTTATCATGTTGTAATCGACCTTAAGAAATATGAAGTCATTCAACCCCTACCCAGCAGGCGGTACTGGTTCCGGGCCCGGCTGGCCCGGAAGAACGTCTGGATCTTCACCACAGCGTCCACCTGTGGGAGGGATCACACCATTACCATGGAGACGTCACACGCACCTGGACaccaggtttggatcagaaccagtttGGTATGGGTTCGGATTAGAACCACAGAAACTCACATTTTGCCTGAAGAATCGGAGCCGGGTCAGAAGTCTCCTCCTGGCAAGCCACATCCTCACCAGCGCCTGGATCTACACAGGAGCGATCCACATAACGTTAGCGTCCagcgctaatgttagcgtccagcgctaatgttagcgtccaGCGCAGTGTCCACCGCAGCGCAGCGTCCTGCGCGCAGGCGCCAGTGGTGTGATTGGTCCATTCTCCacctttaaatgcataaactataaacaTATCTTCTATAAACTTATCTTgtagaaataaatctgctccgctgctcagagcaacagagacgctTGCAATCCGgctttagggggaaaaaaagaaaaaaaaaaggcttttttaaaattattattattttcctaaaaacacaAAGGCTTAGCCTGGCGGTggggctagtaaagcatggcgggccgCCAGGCCTATAATACACTGTGGGAAACCCTGACCAGGTGAGTCCCAGTCTCACCTGAGGGTCTCCGAGTGAAGATGTTGTGACGGCCCAAACCATCGGTTACCTTGACGACAGACCTCCAGTTCCTGTAGAGGAGCTGCAGCCGGCGGTGGtacgccctctgctggatgaaCCTCCTCCAATGAGACTGAAGAACAGAGAGAGgcggtgatgatgatgaagatgatggtgATGGGAGCGGCCGCAGCTCTCACCTGGATGACGACCACAGCAGCACTCTGACCAATCAGGTAGCGCCGGCGACCCTCCAGCTGCTGCCTGACCAGGAAGCCCCGACAGCGCGCCTGCAGGCCGACCACAAGGGCGGCGCTTCTGCACCACAAAATGCTGCGGTTGTAGGATGCTGAAACGCTGCTCACTACTTCCTGCAGGGGGCGACAACAAGTCAGGCTCCAGCCAATCACCTCGCAATAAACCAAAAAACTATCAGACACGATCAACATCAGTAGCCAGAATACTCGATAATTTTACTGAaacgcacagcattctgggaggcAGAGGCGAGCTAAGCTAGCTGGGTAGCATCAGCTCATTCACTAATACAAAGAACGAaccaataattattgataatgACTGAAATGAAACAGTGATACGTTTTCCAACCGCATggtccagccaatcagagacaaACTCATAAAgctccagccaatcagagcctctGAAACTAGACATGAATCCTGTTAGCCCCTCTAACCGCTGCGATCCGGTCCGCCTCTTTTCCATCAGCAGATCCGGTCCGGCACATTTTAGTACCTATTTGAGGGTTAGCACTAGCAGGACAATGGAGgtatctgattggctgctgacCACCTTCATTGATTGGctataaaacaaacttaaagtTTAGCTGTGGAGCGACATGCTGTCTGGGTTGGGTTGGTTCCTGCTCAGTCCAGGTGTTTATTCTGACCAGGTGCAGCTACAGGTCCCGCCCCTTCACCTGTATGTCCTGCCGGGTCAAGAAGCGGCCGCGGTTCTGGAAGCCGTCGGGTACCTCCCAGCTTCCCTCCAGCCGGCTCAGGTGGAAGTAATAAAACGACCCGTCGTCCAGCCGGACCCGGACCCATGGACTCCGCTCTGCACCTGGACACGGCAGAACCTTCGCTAGAGTCCACGCCTCACCTGGACGGGCTTCACCTGGACGGGCCTCACCTGGACGGATCCGGTCCGCCAGCCGGCCGCTTAGCTCCTGCTGGTACGCCGCGGCGCAGTCTGGCAGAACGCCACGCAGCTGCAGGTCTGGCAGAGACAGAACCCGCAGCGTCTGCTGGGCCCGGTTCTCCTTTACCGCCTGGTTGGCGGCCGCCACCGCCAGGCACACTGCAggaacgggtcagaaccacacAGGTGGGTCAGCAGGTTCTGGGCCCTGAGGCCTTCTGCTGATGGGATCGAAGCGGATCAGGAGCGGTTCTGATCGGACTCACGCTTAAGGGCGTTCTGGCTCTGCTGATTGGCTTGCTTCACTACTTCCTGGATATCAGCCAACCACAGCTCAGCTCCTGGGTCTCTGCTCATCTGATTGGACAGAAGCAAAATGATGAGGATCCCTCAGTAAAGCGCTGGTTACCTGTTACCTGTGCGCTCACCTGGGCTTTGTCGTGCCTGCAGCTGGTCAGCAGCACCAGGTACCTGCAGGCGTTGGCAGGTATGACGTCCTCCaggccaccagagggcagcagcagagcagacagcagctgctggacGTCTCCTCTCATCAGCGCCTTGTTTATCAGGCCGACCGCCTGGAGCTCTGTCACACAGGTAAACACAGGTAAACAGAAGTCCCCTGGTGCATCagcatggtgtgtgtgtgtcgtacGCTGGTGTTGGTCCTCGGCGCAGCTGTTCACGCTGTTTATTCCTTCCTGCAACTGATTCCAGGTGAGCATGGCTCCGCCCTCCTGCTGCTTCACACCTGCCAGGTGCTGCATGTACCTGGCCAGCACAGacctcttcatcatcatcatcaggtgCTGTGGAGCTCAGCAGGTAGACGACCTGCTCTTACCTGTCCATGAGGGCGCTATCCACATCACAGAGTCCTGCAGACGGACTGACCAATGAGGAGCTGAACTGCTGCAGATGTCCcgcctccaggctctgattggtcagagcAACCGCTGACAGCATCTCCACGGCAACAAACAGTTCTTCCTGGTGCAATTCCCCCTGGAGGACAGAACAAGAAGCTACAGGACCAACAGAACTGAGCCGCTTCCTGCTGGACCAGGTGGGACCCAGGTGTGTCTACCTGAGTGGTGCgtctctgcagcagctgcagctcccgGTGATAAAGCGCCGCCGCAGCTGGAAACACTTCAGGCAGCtggaggtcagagttcatcaagCAGTTGACGGTGCGCCTGGGATCGCTTCCCTGCAGCGACGAGTTGACGCTCTGCACCGCCAGGACAACTGTGAGACAGGTGGACAGGTGAGACGGGTGAGCAGGTGTTTCCTCCAGCAACAACAGGACTTACGTCTCGCGGCGCTCTGAGCTTCCTGGTTGGCAGCAGCGATGCTCTCCTGCAGCTCGGCCGGCTCCAGAGGATCTGGGGAGCCCAGGTCCTGGGTcaagggtcagaggtcagagcggTGAGCCACAGGTAAGCAGAATATCTGGACCTAGAACGTCAGAGTGCATTTTATACCAGCGCCTTGTGGTGGCGGTCCTCCAGCAGCTGATCCAGGTACCAGGTACCGTTGGAGACACGGAGGCCCCTGAGGGCCAAACATGGCCGCTGCAGCGCAGCAAGCAGAGAGAGTTTATTGGCAGCGTCCAGAGCCTCGTCCACCTGCTGCACCGCACACCGCACTGCGACACACAGGGAGGACCAATCAGGGCCCTGCAGGACCAATAGGCCCCTGCAGGACCAATCAGGGCCCTGCGGGACCAATCGGGGCCCCTGCAGGACAAATTCAAGTGATTTATTATTGAGTTGAATCTTAATTCCAGTTTGTAACTCCAGGAATtagaactgaattaaattaattgtaattaattattcatataaatatCTTAAGAATTCAAAACAGTTCAAATCAGAAAAgggtaaaaatattttgggttAGCAGCTGGTTGCTGTAAATCGCAGTAAAAAGAAGGAGGTGGATGTTGGTGCTTCACTGattctgttttttggggggaaaatcACTGCAGATGAAATTAATTATgtcttggtttttattcatatcagatttagtcattttctgaaaatttcctgattgttttattttgaccaaaGTTGTCTTTCTTCCCGTGTCTCTCCTGTTGTGATGGCGGTCCGGGTCGGTCTGCCATGTTCTCACCGTTGACGCTGCCGATGAGCTCCTGGATCTCCTGGCGGCTCAGGAATTCCTCGTACATGTCTCTGTCCTCCCGGCCTCCCTGCTCACACACAGgcgggtcagaaccagcagccgATTGGACGGCAGTGTTTCGTCTTCGACCAATCACGGCTGACCTGATGAGCCGCTCGCTCCGCCTTCCTCCTCCTGGCCTCCCTCAGCGCCTCCTGGTAGGGGGCCATCAGCGCCTCCTGCAGGTCGCAGAGCAGCGCCGCGGGGTTCCTCAGAGCCGCCGCCGTGCCGCTCACCTCCCCTCGGTCCACCGCCTCATTAATGGCCGCCACGGCCGCGTGCACTGAGGACGAAGCACGGCGTCAGACCAGTACCTCTACCCGGGAGCTGCCAGCCAATCGGAGCGCTCCTACCTGCGGCTTCGTCCACAGACAGCTCGTTGGCCAGGATGCCTCCGATTTTACTGAAGGCCGGCATCTGGATCCCATATTtatccagctccagctccatgTTGCTGATCTCCTCATCTGCAGAGTCACATGTTACCAACGTttctctctgattggtccaaATATACACCAAGACTCAATCTGGCTGCTGATGCTTCCTGGAAAACACACCTGAGTCCAACACTCACCTGTCTGTCAACATTTACCTGTGAACTTTACTTTTCCATAGAGGTCATAAATAGGAGGAGCCAAGCCGAGTCTGTGCAGGTAGAGGCTGCAGAGACACGAGAGACAGACAGGTGAGCCCATAGAgagacagacggacagacagacggacagacagacggacCTGAGGGCGTGGATGCAGTAAACTGCTCTGGGCATGTTCTTCTTGTCATAAACGTCTGTAGTTTCAGGATGGAAGATCTGGAAACATGAACAGCCAGTCATGAGTTGTGAAGCTGATCAGCTGACCAAGAAGCGACCAATCCTGTGAAGGTTGTCT includes the following:
- the iqgap3 gene encoding ras GTPase-activating-like protein IQGAP3 isoform X1 — encoded protein: MSEPAVGSRYERLTAEQMDEQRIQNVAYQYLCRLEEAKRWMEACLGEELPAPTQLEEALRNGVILAKLGQHFAPTAVPLKKIYDPEQFRYQAVGLQFRHTDNINHWRNAMTTLGLPAIFHPETTDVYDKKNMPRAVYCIHALSLYLHRLGLAPPIYDLYGKVKFTDEEISNMELELDKYGIQMPAFSKIGGILANELSVDEAAVHAAVAAINEAVDRGEVSGTAAALRNPAALLCDLQEALMAPYQEALREARRRKAERAAHQGGREDRDMYEEFLSRQEIQELIGSVNVRCAVQQVDEALDAANKLSLLAALQRPCLALRGLRVSNGTWYLDQLLEDRHHKALDLGSPDPLEPAELQESIAAANQEAQSAARLVLAVQSVNSSLQGSDPRRTVNCLMNSDLQLPEVFPAAAALYHRELQLLQRRTTQGELHQEELFVAVEMLSAVALTNQSLEAGHLQQFSSSLVSPSAGLCDVDSALMDRYMQHLAGVKQQEGGAMLTWNQLQEGINSVNSCAEDQHQQLQAVGLINKALMRGDVQQLLSALLLPSGGLEDVIPANACRYLVLLTSCRHDKAQMSRDPGAELWLADIQEVVKQANQQSQNALKLCLAVAAANQAVKENRAQQTLRVLSLPDLQLRGVLPDCAAAYQQELSGRLADRIRPGAERSPWVRVRLDDGSFYYFHLSRLEGSWEVPDGFQNRGRFLTRQDIQEVVSSVSASYNRSILWCRSAALVVGLQARCRGFLVRQQLEGRRRYLIGQSAAVVVIQSHWRRFIQQRAYHRRLQLLYRNWRSVVKIQALVRMWLARRRLLTRLRFFRQNVDAVVKIQTFFRASRARNQYRLLVHSDTPPLSVIRRFLRLLDLGDDDIREEAELLRLQHEVVRSIRANRRLEADLDLMDLKIGLLVRNRATLQEVVSHCKKLTGKNKEHLSDLMDMERSKGLKALSRDRREKLEAYQHLFYLLQTQPLYLAHVIFLMPQSRSTCFVEMLVFSLFNYGSDRRDAFLLLQLFTEALRYEIRLKVEQPQEVITGNPTIIKMLVNFYRQARGQNALRDSLGPALRDVLLDQTFSIRTDPLEVYKTWINQTETQTGHKSSLPYEVSAEEALSHPEVQRRIDIAIINLKNLTDRVLKAITSNLNKLPYGLRYTAKVLRNTLKTKFPAASEAELYKIVGNLVYYRYMNPAIVAPDGFDVVDRSAGSSLQPEQRHILGSIARMLQHAAANKHFHGDGYHVHALNQYITQTHGRFRKFLHSVCDVPEPEERFSMDEFSEQLIVNRPIVYISVSELLNTHKLLLEHQEVLCPDPSDPLRLILNDLGPVPSLQELNGEASADPGSEFSKMEVSLTLTNKFDVFDDSSDRPDVRGLLLSTKQLIIDVIRTQPGDSLRDILKTKTSPDQEVCHNWLVQRRARQDAQTPEKMKRNPSLVANGNLSLEEKKRKIVRSLRRLEALGVLRPPRAEEQLLQMVAKDIRQQRVRRQRRGAELYKLQQTLSRLQEKSSFHCQQVEFYRHYITSCLDYLTTSSKGTNRNAAESRGKKKLPALSYSAARLQEKGVLLEIEDLPTTQFRNVVFDITPGPETGSFSVSARFLGVQMEDFLLRYQDLLQLQYEGVAVMKMFDKAKVNVNLLIFLLNKKFFKK
- the iqgap3 gene encoding ras GTPase-activating-like protein IQGAP3 isoform X2 — protein: MTTLGLPAIFHPETTDVYDKKNMPRAVYCIHALSLYLHRLGLAPPIYDLYGKVKFTDEEISNMELELDKYGIQMPAFSKIGGILANELSVDEAAVHAAVAAINEAVDRGEVSGTAAALRNPAALLCDLQEALMAPYQEALREARRRKAERAAHQGGREDRDMYEEFLSRQEIQELIGSVNVRCAVQQVDEALDAANKLSLLAALQRPCLALRGLRVSNGTWYLDQLLEDRHHKALDLGSPDPLEPAELQESIAAANQEAQSAARLVLAVQSVNSSLQGSDPRRTVNCLMNSDLQLPEVFPAAAALYHRELQLLQRRTTQGELHQEELFVAVEMLSAVALTNQSLEAGHLQQFSSSLVSPSAGLCDVDSALMDRYMQHLAGVKQQEGGAMLTWNQLQEGINSVNSCAEDQHQQLQAVGLINKALMRGDVQQLLSALLLPSGGLEDVIPANACRYLVLLTSCRHDKAQMSRDPGAELWLADIQEVVKQANQQSQNALKLCLAVAAANQAVKENRAQQTLRVLSLPDLQLRGVLPDCAAAYQQELSGRLADRIRPGAERSPWVRVRLDDGSFYYFHLSRLEGSWEVPDGFQNRGRFLTRQDIQEVVSSVSASYNRSILWCRSAALVVGLQARCRGFLVRQQLEGRRRYLIGQSAAVVVIQSHWRRFIQQRAYHRRLQLLYRNWRSVVKIQALVRMWLARRRLLTRLRFFRQNVDAVVKIQTFFRASRARNQYRLLVHSDTPPLSVIRRFLRLLDLGDDDIREEAELLRLQHEVVRSIRANRRLEADLDLMDLKIGLLVRNRATLQEVVSHCKKLTGKNKEHLSDLMDMERSKGLKALSRDRREKLEAYQHLFYLLQTQPLYLAHVIFLMPQSRSTCFVEMLVFSLFNYGSDRRDAFLLLQLFTEALRYEIRLKVEQPQEVITGNPTIIKMLVNFYRQARGQNALRDSLGPALRDVLLDQTFSIRTDPLEVYKTWINQTETQTGHKSSLPYEVSAEEALSHPEVQRRIDIAIINLKNLTDRVLKAITSNLNKLPYGLRYTAKVLRNTLKTKFPAASEAELYKIVGNLVYYRYMNPAIVAPDGFDVVDRSAGSSLQPEQRHILGSIARMLQHAAANKHFHGDGYHVHALNQYITQTHGRFRKFLHSVCDVPEPEERFSMDEFSEQLIVNRPIVYISVSELLNTHKLLLEHQEVLCPDPSDPLRLILNDLGPVPSLQELNGEASADPGSEFSKMEVSLTLTNKFDVFDDSSDRPDVRGLLLSTKQLIIDVIRTQPGDSLRDILKTKTSPDQEVCHNWLVQRRARQDAQTPEKMKRNPSLVANGNLSLEEKKRKIVRSLRRLEALGVLRPPRAEEQLLQMVAKDIRQQRVRRQRRGAELYKLQQTLSRLQEKSSFHCQQVEFYRHYITSCLDYLTTSSKGTNRNAAESRGKKKLPALSYSAARLQEKGVLLEIEDLPTTQFRNVVFDITPGPETGSFSVSARFLGVQMEDFLLRYQDLLQLQYEGVAVMKMFDKAKVNVNLLIFLLNKKFFKK